In the Bacillota bacterium genome, one interval contains:
- a CDS encoding DUF1573 domain-containing protein, which yields MKDLICDEFQNMVSELLIRHHSILDVLSKFQEACARTNRATVKAVTGCGCLSIEAKKKQIPSDVSLLDLKDYFESHLHGEICVNCREIIETEIGKTLFYLTALCNLLDLNLYDIFLKEHKKISTLRFFNFT from the coding sequence AAGGACTTGATCTGTGACGAATTCCAGAATATGGTATCCGAGCTTCTCATCCGCCACCATAGTATTCTGGATGTTCTTTCAAAATTCCAGGAAGCATGTGCCCGAACTAACCGGGCAACCGTCAAAGCCGTAACAGGTTGCGGTTGTCTCAGCATCGAAGCCAAGAAAAAACAAATTCCCTCCGATGTCTCCCTCCTGGATCTCAAGGACTACTTTGAAAGCCACCTGCACGGGGAAATCTGCGTAAACTGCCGGGAAATCATCGAAACGGAAATTGGGAAGACCCTCTTCTACCTGACAGCCCTCTGCAACCTCCTTGACTTAAACCTTTACGATATTTTCCTCAAGGAACACAAAAAGATCAGCACGCTCCGCTTTTTTAATTTTACCTGA